In one Streptomyces sp. T12 genomic region, the following are encoded:
- a CDS encoding NAD(P)-dependent oxidoreductase, which translates to MTQTLADKTILMSGGSRGIGLAIALRAARDGANVVMLAKTAVPHPKLEGTVHTAVDEIERAGGKGLAVVGDVRDEDDVRTAVNAAVSAFGGIDIVVNNASAIDLSSSEQLEMKRYDLMQDINTRGTFLLSKAAIPHLRKAGNPHILTLSPPLNLAPHWVGKHLGYTLSKYGMSLCTIGLAEELAADGIAANSLWPRTLIDTAAVRNVVGGAGQARSPRIMADAAYAILTRDARKCTANLFIDDEVLSDEGVTDLSVYSPADFEGDLALDIFVDPA; encoded by the coding sequence ATGACACAGACGCTGGCCGACAAGACCATCCTGATGTCGGGAGGCAGCCGCGGCATCGGACTCGCCATCGCTCTGCGCGCGGCCCGCGACGGTGCGAACGTGGTGATGCTCGCCAAGACCGCCGTGCCGCATCCGAAGCTCGAAGGCACGGTCCACACCGCCGTTGACGAGATTGAGCGCGCGGGCGGCAAGGGGCTGGCCGTCGTCGGTGACGTCCGCGACGAGGACGATGTGCGCACCGCTGTCAACGCGGCGGTCAGCGCCTTCGGTGGCATCGACATCGTGGTGAACAACGCCAGCGCGATCGACCTGTCGTCGTCGGAGCAGCTGGAGATGAAGCGGTACGACCTGATGCAGGACATCAACACGCGTGGCACGTTCCTGCTGAGCAAGGCCGCTATCCCGCACCTGCGCAAGGCGGGCAACCCGCACATCCTCACACTCTCCCCGCCGTTGAACCTCGCGCCGCACTGGGTGGGGAAGCATCTCGGTTACACGCTGTCGAAGTACGGCATGAGTCTGTGCACCATCGGGCTCGCCGAGGAGCTCGCCGCCGACGGCATCGCCGCCAACTCGTTGTGGCCGCGGACCCTGATCGACACGGCCGCCGTACGCAACGTGGTCGGCGGCGCCGGACAAGCCCGTAGTCCGCGGATCATGGCTGACGCCGCGTACGCCATCCTCACGCGTGACGCGCGGAAGTGCACCGCCAACCTGTTCATCGACGACGAGGTCCTGTCGGACGAGGGCGTCACCGACCTGTCCGTCTACAGCCCTGCCGACTTCGAAGGTGATCTCGCGCTCGACATATTCGTCGATCCGGCCTGA
- a CDS encoding acyl-CoA dehydrogenase family protein produces MTSTPTRQIDRLYHELLAPKETQSVRAAVRRIAEHEVAPHAVAIAGGDERTDGFPRHVFDGLASAGVFRIPFPSEVGGDGLTHPATATAAAIEELAYYSSSVAAVFDVHCILAGNALRQGTEEQQQRWLRRVAEGSVVGAFATTEPNASSDLSPQAVQTEAIRTEAGWVLNGHKRWISNSPVAGFVVVLARTGTRLSMFIVDTALPGVEVGLPDRKMGNRGQLTADIRFTDVHLTDDDLLGGAEGHGLRHALSTLAYGRIGIAAAGVGMAQAAFDHTVAHLSTRHAFGKPVAANQHWQFLLAERATEIENARTLYTKAALRLDTGNPSPEPEAAMAKHYATKLSVDMARDAVQAFGGLGFARELGADGSPGPVEAIYRDSKIGEIYEGTNEIQKWVIARQIFGRAIVG; encoded by the coding sequence ATGACTTCCACTCCCACGCGCCAGATCGACCGGCTCTACCACGAGCTCCTCGCCCCCAAAGAGACACAGTCCGTTCGCGCTGCCGTGCGCCGGATCGCAGAGCACGAAGTGGCTCCGCACGCCGTGGCGATCGCGGGGGGCGACGAGCGCACGGACGGCTTCCCCCGGCATGTGTTTGACGGGCTTGCGTCGGCGGGGGTCTTCCGGATCCCCTTCCCTAGCGAGGTCGGCGGCGACGGCCTGACCCACCCGGCGACCGCCACCGCCGCGGCCATCGAGGAACTGGCCTACTACTCCAGCAGCGTCGCGGCCGTCTTCGATGTGCACTGCATCCTGGCGGGCAACGCCCTGCGGCAGGGCACCGAGGAGCAGCAGCAGCGATGGCTGCGAAGGGTCGCGGAGGGCTCAGTGGTCGGCGCGTTCGCCACCACCGAGCCGAACGCCTCAAGTGACCTGTCCCCGCAGGCGGTTCAGACCGAGGCGATACGCACCGAGGCCGGCTGGGTGCTGAACGGCCACAAGCGGTGGATCTCCAACTCGCCCGTCGCCGGGTTCGTGGTGGTTCTCGCCCGCACCGGCACCCGGCTGAGCATGTTCATCGTCGACACGGCACTTCCCGGAGTGGAAGTCGGCCTTCCCGACCGCAAGATGGGCAACCGCGGCCAGCTCACCGCGGACATCCGCTTCACGGATGTGCACCTGACCGACGACGACCTCCTCGGTGGCGCCGAGGGACACGGACTGCGCCATGCGCTGTCCACTCTGGCCTACGGCCGGATCGGCATCGCGGCTGCCGGGGTCGGCATGGCGCAGGCCGCCTTCGACCACACCGTGGCCCACCTGTCGACGCGACACGCCTTCGGCAAGCCGGTGGCCGCCAACCAGCACTGGCAGTTCCTGCTCGCCGAACGGGCCACCGAGATCGAGAACGCCCGCACCCTCTACACCAAGGCCGCCCTGCGCCTGGACACCGGCAACCCGTCCCCGGAACCTGAGGCCGCGATGGCGAAGCACTACGCCACCAAGCTGTCCGTGGACATGGCACGCGACGCCGTCCAGGCCTTCGGAGGCCTCGGCTTCGCGCGCGAACTGGGTGCCGACGGCAGCCCAGGCCCCGTCGAGGCGATCTACCGGGACAGCAAGATCGGCGAGATCTACGAGGGCACCAACGAGATCCAGAAGTGGGTCATAGCCCGGCAGATCTTCGGTCGGGCCATCGTCGGCTGA
- a CDS encoding MarR family winged helix-turn-helix transcriptional regulator, producing MSEAPLVPGTVAEHTICLLVKLGQVAFRIAEDGIGGTGLRVRHYSVLQALADNGAMPQLALGSFLRIDPATMVTSLDDLERAGYAERTRDPQDRRRYAVDITAEGRKVLARLNRTLVDLDGEILADLGTTERQSLHVLLDSLAGSPALTSLFDTVREQNGGKRA from the coding sequence ATGTCCGAGGCTCCGCTGGTACCGGGGACAGTGGCCGAACACACCATCTGCCTGCTGGTCAAACTCGGGCAGGTGGCGTTCAGGATCGCCGAGGACGGCATCGGCGGGACCGGCCTGCGAGTGCGGCATTACAGCGTCCTGCAGGCTTTGGCGGACAACGGTGCCATGCCGCAACTGGCACTTGGCTCGTTCCTGCGCATCGACCCCGCGACGATGGTGACGAGTCTCGACGACCTGGAGCGCGCCGGATACGCGGAGCGGACACGAGATCCGCAGGATCGTCGCCGCTACGCCGTGGACATCACCGCCGAAGGGCGCAAGGTCCTGGCCCGCCTCAACCGCACACTCGTCGATCTCGACGGCGAAATCCTCGCAGACCTGGGCACCACGGAACGACAGTCGCTTCACGTCCTGCTGGACAGTCTCGCGGGAAGTCCCGCTCTGACCTCCCTGTTCGACACCGTCCGGGAGCAGAACGGTGGGAAACGGGCTTGA
- a CDS encoding HAMP domain-containing sensor histidine kinase: MHRRPGLSARLKLTLSYAGFLLVAGALLLAVVWMFLLRYVPDNSQGLLGISPNRYLLVRTFAPAAAVAMAFLLVFGLVGGWILAGRMLAPLTQITDAARMAGNGSLSHRIRMKGRHDEFRELSDAFDSMLEQLESHVAEQQRFAANASHELRTPLAISRTLLDVARKDPTRDRGELIERLHAVNTRAIDLTEALLLLSRGDRGNFTRESVDLSLIAEEAAETLLPLAEQRGITLDVTGGATRTSGSAELLLRMVTNLVQNAIVHNLPAGGAVTVRTEAHGDTSALRVENTGRRLPPELVPTLTEPFQRGTERVRTDEHAGVGLGLAIVHNIVRTHDGTLDLVPRPAGGLLVTVRLPSTP, encoded by the coding sequence ATGCATAGACGCCCAGGTCTCAGCGCCCGACTGAAACTCACCCTCAGCTATGCCGGATTCCTCCTCGTCGCCGGCGCTCTCCTGCTGGCCGTGGTGTGGATGTTCCTGCTGCGCTACGTACCCGACAACAGCCAGGGCCTGCTCGGGATCTCACCCAACCGCTACCTTCTGGTGCGAACCTTCGCCCCCGCCGCGGCCGTGGCGATGGCCTTCCTCCTTGTGTTCGGCCTCGTCGGAGGGTGGATCCTCGCCGGCAGGATGCTCGCACCACTCACACAGATCACGGATGCGGCACGGATGGCCGGGAACGGGTCGTTGTCCCACCGGATCCGCATGAAGGGCCGGCACGACGAATTCCGGGAACTCTCCGACGCGTTCGACTCGATGCTCGAACAACTCGAGTCCCACGTCGCCGAGCAGCAGAGGTTCGCAGCGAATGCCTCCCACGAACTGCGCACCCCGCTGGCGATCTCGCGGACTCTCCTCGACGTCGCCCGCAAGGACCCCACGCGGGACCGGGGCGAACTCATCGAACGCCTGCACGCTGTCAATACGCGGGCGATCGACCTCACCGAGGCCCTCCTGCTGCTCAGCCGCGGCGACCGCGGAAACTTCACCCGCGAGAGCGTCGACCTCTCCCTCATCGCCGAAGAAGCCGCCGAAACGCTGCTTCCTCTCGCCGAACAGCGCGGGATCACGCTCGACGTGACCGGCGGAGCGACACGGACCAGCGGCTCGGCGGAGCTCCTGCTGCGGATGGTGACGAACCTTGTCCAGAACGCCATCGTCCACAACCTCCCCGCCGGCGGCGCCGTGACGGTCCGCACGGAGGCGCACGGCGACACGAGCGCGCTGCGAGTCGAGAACACGGGCCGTCGGCTCCCACCGGAACTGGTGCCGACCCTCACCGAACCCTTCCAGCGCGGAACGGAACGCGTACGCACCGACGAGCACGCCGGCGTCGGCCTCGGCCTGGCCATCGTGCACAACATCGTCCGCACCCACGACGGCACCCTCGACCTCGTCCCGCGCCCCGCCGGCGGTCTCCTCGTCACGGTCCGGCTTCCCAGCACGCCGTAG
- a CDS encoding response regulator transcription factor, whose amino-acid sequence MRVLIVEDEPYLAEAVRDGLRLEAIAADIAGDGDSALELLSVNSYDLAVLDRDIPGPSGDEVARRIVASGSGIPILMLTAADRIDDKASGFELGADDYLTKPFELRELVLRLRALDRRRAYARPPVREIAGLRLDPFRREVFRDGRYVPLTRKQFAVLEVLAAAEGGVVSAEELLERAWDENADPLTNAVRITVSALRKRLGEPWIIATVPGVGYRIDTGRDTIALGRDTTDPGSTHA is encoded by the coding sequence ATGCGCGTACTGATCGTGGAGGACGAGCCCTACCTGGCCGAAGCCGTCCGTGACGGTCTGCGGCTGGAGGCGATCGCCGCCGACATCGCCGGCGACGGCGACTCCGCCCTGGAACTGCTCAGCGTCAACTCCTACGATCTCGCGGTCCTCGACCGCGACATCCCCGGCCCCTCCGGCGACGAGGTCGCCCGGCGCATCGTCGCCTCCGGCAGCGGCATCCCGATCCTCATGCTCACCGCTGCCGACCGGATCGACGACAAGGCTTCCGGGTTCGAACTCGGCGCCGACGACTACCTCACCAAACCGTTCGAGCTGCGGGAGCTCGTCCTGCGGCTGAGGGCGCTCGACCGCAGACGCGCGTACGCCCGGCCGCCGGTCCGCGAGATCGCGGGCCTGCGGCTCGACCCCTTCCGCCGGGAGGTCTTCCGCGACGGACGCTACGTCCCGCTCACCCGCAAACAGTTCGCCGTGCTGGAAGTCCTCGCCGCCGCCGAGGGCGGGGTCGTCAGCGCCGAAGAGCTACTGGAACGGGCCTGGGACGAGAACGCCGACCCCCTCACCAACGCCGTGCGCATCACCGTCTCCGCACTGCGTAAACGGCTCGGCGAACCATGGATCATCGCCACGGTGCCCGGCGTCGGCTACCGGATCGACACCGGTAGAGACACCATCGCCCTTGGCAGGGACACCACCGACCCCGGCAGTACGCATGCATAG
- a CDS encoding VanZ family protein: MNHDASLSAPPRRTRRIVLLSLAILGVASAAFLVRGPLMMSAPRCMAGRWHGCFDTFNGVVLMTLVALPLAALVVWALARRRRAAGVTSAWRMSLAEVGMVHGTVPFLWMTLMPGAGVGIVPARVSLVPLRDLVTMGPLGIVGNLLVFAALGFFAPMRFAALASVPRILALGAGCSVLVETAQYVLRLDRVSSVDDVLVNAAGAVLAALASRRWWRTTAQAPSGQPRPAPAPAG; the protein is encoded by the coding sequence ATGAACCACGACGCATCCCTGTCAGCACCGCCCCGCCGCACGCGCAGGATCGTGCTCCTCAGCCTGGCGATCCTCGGCGTGGCGAGCGCCGCGTTCCTCGTGCGGGGGCCGCTCATGATGTCCGCTCCGAGGTGCATGGCCGGGCGGTGGCACGGCTGCTTCGACACGTTCAACGGTGTGGTGCTCATGACGTTGGTCGCGCTGCCGTTGGCCGCGCTGGTGGTGTGGGCTCTGGCGCGCCGTCGGCGGGCCGCCGGCGTCACATCGGCGTGGCGGATGTCGCTGGCCGAGGTGGGCATGGTCCACGGGACGGTGCCCTTCCTCTGGATGACCTTGATGCCGGGCGCCGGGGTCGGCATAGTCCCCGCCCGGGTGAGCCTGGTACCGCTGCGGGACCTGGTCACGATGGGGCCGCTCGGTATCGTCGGCAACCTGCTGGTCTTCGCGGCGCTGGGGTTCTTCGCCCCGATGCGGTTCGCGGCGCTGGCGTCCGTGCCGCGGATCCTGGCGCTCGGGGCGGGTTGCTCGGTCCTGGTCGAAACCGCACAGTACGTCCTGCGCCTTGACCGGGTGTCCTCCGTGGACGACGTACTGGTCAACGCCGCCGGCGCCGTACTGGCCGCGCTGGCGTCGCGCCGCTGGTGGCGCACTACGGCGCAAGCGCCGTCGGGCCAGCCTCGCCCCGCGCCGGCACCGGCAGGCTGA
- a CDS encoding TetR/AcrR family transcriptional regulator — translation MTEAPAQDRGAQSRDTILDTAGELMARHGYAATSISMISTACGLPVSSLYWHFGSKDGIYVAVLERARTALLAALPPAEVRGGDVVERLDTFLADVGDAFQRHQHGLRLLLGLGMVQQDASAAAVAEVRRYRDALVVWGQESVSAVFGLRDRPEVADELARFTLRMASGTAVARWFDAGAVLEIGPLRVALLALAAHHGVPVRCVQGGDAP, via the coding sequence ATGACCGAGGCACCGGCCCAGGACCGTGGCGCGCAGTCGCGGGACACCATTCTCGACACTGCCGGTGAACTGATGGCGCGGCACGGATACGCCGCGACGTCCATCTCGATGATCTCGACCGCGTGCGGGCTGCCGGTCAGTTCCCTCTACTGGCACTTCGGCAGCAAGGACGGGATCTACGTCGCGGTGCTGGAGCGGGCCAGGACCGCACTGCTGGCGGCCCTGCCCCCGGCCGAGGTGCGGGGCGGCGACGTCGTCGAGCGCCTGGACACCTTCCTCGCCGACGTCGGGGATGCGTTCCAGCGTCATCAGCACGGCCTGCGGCTGCTGTTGGGACTTGGCATGGTGCAGCAGGATGCCAGTGCGGCGGCCGTGGCCGAGGTGCGTCGGTACCGGGACGCGCTGGTGGTCTGGGGACAGGAATCGGTGAGCGCCGTCTTCGGGTTGCGTGACCGCCCTGAGGTGGCGGACGAGCTGGCGCGCTTCACCCTGAGAATGGCGAGCGGGACGGCCGTGGCCCGCTGGTTCGATGCGGGCGCCGTCCTGGAGATCGGCCCGTTGCGCGTGGCGTTGCTGGCACTGGCCGCCCACCACGGCGTTCCGGTGCGGTGCGTCCAGGGCGGGGACGCCCCGTGA
- a CDS encoding carboxylesterase/lipase family protein: MRFSSLRHTLTRGATAVAAVLLLLTTPPPTARAVAGDGTGTGDDSLLVRTDRGWVRGAVGRNGGRVFQGIPFAAPPTGALRWHPPRPAARWPGVRNATAPAPPCPQLPLTLLPDGGPVLPGESNRTGSTTEDCLYLNVWTPARTAGRPLPVLVWLHGGGNAYGAGSDYDGAALAARGVIVVTVNYRLGALGFLAHPTLSAESTDHASGDYGLMDQQAALRWVRSNIGAFGGDRNRVTLGGQSAGSADTCAHIASPTAKGLFHRAIQQSGSCASHGALTPLTLDAAERKGSGFAASVGCPDSPTAAACLRALPVTELIRAAGTGAASLWGPNTGPLILPRPARTAWAEGRVNAVPTLSGNTHDEYRYFTALYVDLLGGGPLTPASYAALITLQHGERAGAVLDTYPASAHPSPNLAYSAVGTDQRFACPAWADSRLYGTRAPVYAYEFADPQAPVFIPAPHTPQGAFHASELAYLFPMDAMPPLTPVQRRLSATMTAYWARFAATGDPNGPGTPAWPRYTADGDRIQVLAPDRVGPTAGFAADHQCAFWQPSPTSRRAVR; the protein is encoded by the coding sequence ATGAGATTCTCAAGCCTGCGCCACACCCTGACCCGCGGCGCGACCGCCGTCGCAGCCGTTCTGCTGCTTCTCACCACTCCCCCGCCCACGGCCCGCGCCGTCGCCGGCGACGGCACCGGCACCGGCGACGACTCCCTCCTCGTGCGTACCGACCGCGGCTGGGTGCGCGGGGCAGTTGGCCGTAACGGCGGGCGGGTCTTCCAGGGGATACCGTTCGCCGCCCCGCCGACCGGTGCGCTGCGCTGGCATCCGCCGCGGCCCGCCGCGCGGTGGCCCGGCGTACGGAACGCCACCGCACCGGCTCCCCCATGTCCCCAACTGCCGCTGACGCTGCTGCCCGACGGTGGCCCCGTCCTGCCCGGCGAGTCCAACCGCACCGGCAGCACCACCGAGGACTGCCTTTACCTCAACGTCTGGACCCCCGCCCGCACCGCCGGCCGGCCTCTTCCGGTGCTGGTCTGGCTGCACGGCGGCGGCAATGCGTACGGCGCGGGCAGCGACTACGACGGCGCCGCGCTCGCCGCGCGTGGCGTGATCGTGGTGACCGTCAACTACCGCCTCGGAGCACTGGGGTTCCTCGCCCACCCCACCCTGTCGGCCGAGAGCACGGACCACGCCTCCGGTGACTACGGCCTGATGGACCAGCAGGCCGCGCTGCGCTGGGTACGGAGCAACATCGGCGCCTTCGGCGGCGACCGGAACCGGGTGACACTCGGCGGTCAGTCCGCCGGATCCGCGGACACCTGCGCCCACATCGCCTCGCCGACCGCGAAAGGCCTGTTCCACCGGGCAATCCAGCAGAGCGGAAGCTGCGCCTCGCACGGCGCCCTCACACCGCTCACGCTGGACGCGGCCGAGCGCAAGGGCAGCGGCTTCGCGGCCTCCGTTGGTTGTCCCGATTCGCCGACCGCGGCCGCCTGTCTGCGCGCCTTGCCGGTCACCGAGTTGATCCGCGCCGCCGGGACCGGGGCAGCATCCCTGTGGGGCCCGAACACCGGGCCGCTCATCCTGCCGCGTCCTGCGCGCACGGCATGGGCAGAGGGACGAGTCAACGCGGTTCCGACGCTGAGCGGCAACACCCACGACGAATACCGTTACTTCACCGCGCTGTACGTGGATCTGCTCGGTGGCGGCCCGCTGACCCCGGCCTCGTACGCCGCCCTGATCACGCTCCAGCACGGCGAGCGCGCGGGCGCTGTCCTCGACACGTACCCGGCCTCGGCGCATCCCTCTCCCAACCTGGCCTACTCCGCCGTCGGCACGGACCAGCGGTTCGCCTGCCCGGCATGGGCCGACAGCCGGCTGTACGGCACTCGGGCGCCCGTCTACGCCTACGAGTTCGCCGACCCGCAGGCGCCGGTGTTCATCCCGGCACCGCACACGCCGCAGGGCGCCTTCCACGCCTCCGAACTGGCCTACCTCTTCCCCATGGACGCGATGCCGCCCCTGACACCGGTCCAGCGCCGCCTGTCCGCAACGATGACCGCCTACTGGGCCCGGTTCGCCGCCACCGGCGACCCCAACGGGCCCGGAACCCCCGCCTGGCCCCGCTACACGGCTGACGGGGACCGTATCCAGGTGCTGGCGCCCGACCGGGTCGGCCCCACCGCCGGGTTCGCGGCCGATCACCAATGCGCGTTCTGGCAGCCGTCCCCCACTTCCCGAAGGGCTGTGCGCTGA
- a CDS encoding choice-of-anchor Q domain-containing protein — protein MRVRPVPAALAAIALATAAQLAAPTASTASAATPATAGPTEFTVDTTSDAVDADPSDGGCRTASGACSLRAAVMAANARPGSTITLPPGHYRLTIPPDPRLIIGSHPDPTTGDLNVDAPTTIKGSGARTTVIDADFLDRVFRLRADTYMSDVTITQGRARQRELPFTDTGGGGIVNEQHLTLRRVAVTGNSAGYGGGIFNIPDSHLDLVGSTVSGNAAGEAGGIRFDNSGTVTNSTIADNRVTDPGDRPGSLGGYGGGIDIRGLGTVQILNSTITGNRSSDGGGGINIAPAYLDSLPAPIPDIVDLPLGHMSLRNSVVAGNTVDGATADCEKAFATITSLGHNIDGDGSCRLAAAGDLPHRDPLLGALADNGGPTDTAALLPGSPALDTADGCPATDQRGIARPQGAACDIGAYEQTR, from the coding sequence ATGAGGGTCCGACCCGTCCCGGCGGCACTCGCAGCCATCGCCCTCGCGACGGCGGCACAGCTCGCCGCCCCCACCGCATCCACCGCCTCCGCCGCAACGCCCGCGACCGCCGGGCCGACGGAGTTCACCGTCGACACCACCTCCGACGCGGTGGACGCCGACCCGTCGGACGGCGGTTGCCGTACCGCGTCGGGAGCGTGCAGTCTGCGCGCCGCGGTGATGGCCGCCAACGCCCGGCCCGGCAGCACGATCACACTGCCTCCCGGCCACTACCGGCTGACCATCCCACCCGACCCCCGGCTGATCATCGGGTCTCATCCCGATCCCACCACAGGCGACTTGAACGTCGATGCGCCCACCACGATCAAGGGATCCGGCGCGCGAACCACCGTCATCGACGCCGACTTCCTGGACCGGGTCTTCCGTCTGCGGGCGGACACGTACATGTCGGACGTGACGATCACGCAAGGACGGGCCAGACAGCGCGAACTGCCCTTCACCGACACCGGTGGCGGCGGCATCGTCAACGAACAGCACCTGACGCTGCGCCGGGTCGCCGTGACCGGGAACTCCGCCGGCTACGGCGGCGGCATCTTCAACATCCCGGACTCCCACCTGGATCTCGTCGGCAGCACGGTCAGCGGCAACGCCGCGGGAGAGGCCGGGGGTATCAGATTCGACAACAGCGGCACCGTGACGAACTCGACGATCGCCGACAACCGGGTGACCGACCCCGGCGACCGCCCCGGCAGCCTCGGCGGCTACGGCGGAGGCATCGACATCCGGGGCCTGGGAACCGTACAGATCCTCAACTCGACCATCACGGGCAACCGTTCCAGCGACGGCGGGGGCGGAATCAACATCGCGCCGGCCTACCTCGACAGCCTTCCGGCACCCATACCCGACATCGTCGATCTGCCCCTGGGGCACATGAGCCTTCGCAACTCCGTGGTCGCGGGCAACACCGTCGACGGCGCGACCGCCGACTGCGAGAAGGCCTTCGCCACCATCACGTCACTAGGCCACAACATCGACGGCGACGGCAGCTGCCGGCTGGCCGCCGCGGGCGATCTGCCCCACCGGGACCCGCTGCTCGGAGCGCTCGCGGACAACGGCGGCCCGACGGACACCGCGGCTCTGCTGCCGGGGAGCCCCGCCCTGGACACGGCCGACGGCTGCCCTGCCACCGATCAACGCGGCATCGCCCGCCCTCAGGGCGCCGCTTGCGACATCGGCGCCTACGAGCAGACGCGATGA
- a CDS encoding alcohol dehydrogenase catalytic domain-containing protein, translating to MKALTYHGRHDIRYGDVPDPAVISPTDAVVQVTTAGICGSDLHIYAGNPFSPELGYTPGHECVGVVVDTGDQVTRFKPGDRVLVPASAGCTRCRSCAAGFTARCERAKSSTELCYGVSPQLPGSQAQGLAVPYADINLVHLPEGISDEAAVVLTDNAPTAWYGCRRARIQPGETVLVIGLGPVGLMAAQSAFAMGAARVLGADLVAERRAFAATLGVEPVEGADAKAGIREMTGGRGPDAVVEAVGSDATIDLALKAVRQAGRVSVIGVSQNKAFPFHMGLAQIKELEFAIGLCSIHYELPALIALAQAGRIKPEVVVSHRFPLSEGPAAYELFASRADGVRKILLDPTG from the coding sequence ATGAAGGCACTGACCTATCACGGCCGTCACGACATTCGCTACGGGGATGTCCCCGACCCGGCCGTCATTAGCCCCACCGACGCGGTCGTCCAGGTGACCACAGCCGGCATCTGCGGCAGTGACCTGCACATATACGCCGGCAACCCGTTCAGCCCGGAGCTCGGCTACACACCGGGACACGAGTGCGTCGGCGTGGTGGTCGACACCGGTGACCAGGTCACCCGCTTCAAGCCCGGCGACCGGGTCCTGGTGCCCGCCTCGGCCGGCTGCACGCGGTGCCGGTCGTGCGCGGCCGGGTTCACCGCCCGGTGCGAGCGCGCCAAGTCCAGCACCGAGCTCTGCTACGGCGTGAGTCCCCAGCTCCCCGGCAGCCAGGCCCAGGGCCTCGCGGTGCCGTATGCCGACATCAACCTGGTGCACCTGCCCGAGGGCATCTCCGACGAGGCCGCCGTCGTCCTGACGGACAACGCCCCCACGGCCTGGTACGGCTGCCGCCGCGCCCGCATCCAGCCCGGCGAGACCGTCCTGGTCATCGGCCTCGGTCCCGTCGGCCTGATGGCCGCCCAGTCCGCCTTCGCGATGGGCGCCGCGCGCGTGCTCGGCGCGGACCTGGTCGCGGAGCGCCGCGCCTTCGCCGCCACCTTGGGGGTCGAACCGGTGGAAGGCGCGGACGCGAAGGCTGGCATACGGGAGATGACCGGCGGACGCGGACCGGACGCGGTGGTGGAGGCCGTGGGCTCCGACGCCACCATCGATCTGGCCCTCAAGGCCGTCCGGCAGGCCGGCCGGGTCAGCGTCATCGGGGTCAGTCAGAACAAGGCATTCCCCTTCCACATGGGACTGGCTCAAATCAAGGAACTCGAGTTCGCCATCGGGCTCTGCTCGATCCACTACGAACTCCCGGCCCTGATCGCCCTCGCCCAGGCCGGCCGGATCAAGCCGGAGGTCGTGGTGTCCCACCGCTTCCCCCTCTCCGAAGGCCCCGCGGCATACGAACTCTTCGCCAGCCGCGCCGACGGCGTCCGCAAGATCCTTCTCGACCCCACCGGCTGA